Proteins co-encoded in one Medicago truncatula cultivar Jemalong A17 chromosome 8, MtrunA17r5.0-ANR, whole genome shotgun sequence genomic window:
- the LOC25501352 gene encoding putative F-box protein At3g16210 — MTPTSEKNKVTCSYIHDDIALSILSKLPIKSLKRFTCVSKSWSLLFQNPNFINLFRNNLVSKSHDDDDDDVCFLFVSYAFVSMFYLISGERFQNVVNLDLPPPFENPFRRPFHIFCSAINGIVCVYSSWDHSEVALWNPVTGEVKVIPPGLVEHLPNIHVFGTLCLHGFGYDHVRDDYKVIRHVQYRYISTHYS; from the coding sequence ATGACTCCAACGTCTGAGAAGAATAAAGTTACTTGTAGCTATATCCACGATGACATTGCTTTATCTATTCTCTCTAAACTCCCTATTAAATCTCTCAAGCGATTTACTTGTGTTTCCAAATCATGGtctcttttatttcaaaaccctaatttcatcaACTTGTTCCGCAACAATCTTGTTTCCAAAtctcatgatgatgatgatgatgatgtgtgtTTCCTCTTCGTCTCGTACGCGTTTGTGAgtatgttttatttgatttctgGTGAGAGGTTTCAGAATGTGGTAAACCTGGATCTGCCGCCACCATTTGAGAATCCATTTCGTAGgccttttcatattttttgttctGCTATTAATGGCATTGTTTGTGTTTATAGCTCTTGGGATCATAGTGAGGTAGCACTTTGGAACCCAGTTACTGGGGAAGTTAAGGTCATCCCTCCTGGTCTTGTAGAGCATCTACCTAATATCCATGTTTTTGGTACCTTGTGTCTTCATGGATTTGGTTATGACCATGTCAGAGATGACTACAAGGTTATTCGGCATGTTCAATATCGTTATATATCAACTCATTATTCTTGA